A window of the Sabethes cyaneus chromosome 1, idSabCyanKW18_F2, whole genome shotgun sequence genome harbors these coding sequences:
- the LOC128746028 gene encoding uncharacterized protein LOC128746028, protein MEAPSGHDTVKPSAVLHEPACNNVIVSCQQSHPGPVSGGLEGAFQPAISGKYLCIPDFSRPDVCRNFRRTVDSILEDPVESSASSSLTVAKGSSRNVTSPTPAEIPHPDRPISTSCMSSATEESLLLYYQNACGMNTVIDDYLLAISEGFYDVIALTETWLDDRTLQSQLLGHEYEGFRCDRGPHNSSKKTGGGVLVAVRRSLKASRVNDVAWNNIEQVWVSIKLKDRNLYLCTIYIPPDRTRDKTLIESHLNSVLMIAAKAKPRDEIVIIGDFNFPNICWRAFRNGFTYPDPDHSSFHTCALDLLDGYSCSNLIQINCNANENGRCLDLCFVSASESAPRLTIAPVPLVKLVPHHPPLVLSLHNSQRPDYHETPPPSSYNFRQADYNGLLLALQNFNWSIVLLQHDINIAVSEFSLLMNQLIERFVPKSRSTPSKHPPWQTPELRRLKTVKRGIFRKLSANRNLHLREHYQHLNHAYRRLSRRCHRNYTRRMEAKLKSDPKRFWKFVNQQRKESSLPTTLEFAGETADNTPAICRLFATKFSSVFCNETLTSSQIDTAANNVIPPVAQSHLLISTTVLYSLQLPK, encoded by the coding sequence ATGGAAGCCCCTTCTGGCCACGATACAGTTAAGCCATCTGCCGTTCTTCATGAGCCTGCATGCAACAATGTAATAGTATCCTGCCAACAGAGTCATCCCGGCCCTGTATCCGGTGGTTTGGAAGGGGCCTTCCAGCCTGCTATCTCAGGCAAGTATCTGTGCATTCCCGACTTCTCTCGCCCTGATGTTTGTCGAAATTTCAGACGCACTGTGGACAGCATCCTGGAAGATCCCGTCGAGTCTTCAGCTAGTTCCTCTCTGACTGTCGCCAAAGGTTCCAGCCGTAACGTCACCTCTCCTACACCGGCCGAAATTCCTCATCCCGATAGGCCAATATCAACTTCATGCATGTCGAGTGCAACCGAGGAATCACTGCTGTTATACTACCAGAATGCCTGCGGGATGAATACTGTCATCGACGATTATCTTCTCGCCATCTCAGAAGGTTTCTACGACGTCATCGCGTTAACGGAGACCTGGCTCGACGACCGCACTCTACAGTCTCAACTCTTGGGACATGAATACGAAGGCTTCCGCTGCGACCGCGGTCCTCACAATAGCTCGAAAAAAACCGGCGGAGGGGTGCTCGTTGCTGTTCGCCGTAGCCTGAAAGCATCCAGAGTCAACGACGTAGCTTGGAACAACATTGAGCAAGTCTGGGTATCTATAAAGTTGAAGGACCGTAACTTATATCTTTGCACCATTTATATTCCACCCGATCGTACTCGTGACAAAACGCTGATCGAGTCCCATCTCAATTCAGTGTTGATGATAGCTGCGAAAGCAAAACCGCGCGATGAAATAGTCATTATCGGCGATTTTAATTTTCCTAACATTTGCTGGCGCGCCTTTCGGAACGGCTTTACCTACCCGGATCCTGACCATTCTTCATTTCACACCTGCGCTCTCGACCTGCTCGACGGCTACAGCTGCTCAAATCTGATTCAGATCAACTGCAACGCGAATGAAAATGGACGCTGTTTAGATTTATGCTTCGTTTCCGCCAGTGAATCTGCTCCTCGGTTGACGATTGCTCCCGTCCCTCTAGTCAAGCTCGTACCTCACCATCCTCCACTGGTTCTCTCCCTCCACAACTCTCAAAGACCTGACTACCACGAAACACCTCCTCCATCTAGTTACAATTTCCGTCAAGCCGACTACAACGGACTTTTGCTTGCATTACAAAACTTCAACTGGTCGATAGTCTTACTTCAACACGACATTAATATTGCAGTCAGCGAATTCTCCTTGCTAATGAACCAGCTAATCGAGCGCTTTGTGCCTAAATCACGGAGCACGCCTTCTAAACATCCTCCATGGCAAACACCGGAATTACGTCGactaaaaactgtaaaaaggGGTATTTTCCGGAAACTTTCCGCGAACAGGAATCTTCACCTacgcgaacattatcaacatTTGAACCATGCATATAGACGTCTTAGTCGCCGCTGTCACCGCAATTACACGAGACGTATGGAAGCTAAACTGAAATCCGACCCCAAGCGATTTTGGAAATTTGTCAACCAGCAACGTAAAGAATCCAGTCTACCGACTACCCTAGAGTTTGCCGGGGAGACGGCAGATAATACTCCCGCAATCTGTAGACTTTTTGCAACGAAATTCTCTAGCGTCTTTTGTAATGAAACACTTACTTCAAGTCAAATCGACACTGCTGCTAACAATGTTATTCCACCGGTCGCGCAATCTCATCTATTGATTTCGACGACCGTGTTGTACTCTCtgcaactgccaaaatga
- the LOC128746026 gene encoding uncharacterized protein LOC128746026 translates to MACHRCKKTVTASDRIVCQGFCGATFHVICAKVDDPVREALGIGGNNVFWMCDPCAELFSSGHFRALLTDFDGKCSSFMPKAIQSMRDDIDKLHTALTALTAKVDAKPNANTPYATPIPWPNVTRSTGLQSTPKRRRGNSGNPVSPPSTMTVNTYGTKAAHTIRTVNLHRKQDEDMAWIYLSAFHPSTTEKEIASLVTECLALHAGDQPKVVKLVPTGKDPATLNFVSFKIGVNQQFKDKALCCETWPENVRFRLFEDYRTKNAARIVKISPKEISSRMPPVDSDHAHRIEVDE, encoded by the coding sequence ATGGCTTGTCACCGTTGCAAGAAGACGGTCACTGCTTCTGACCGTATAGTATGCCAAGGATTCTGTGGTGCTACCTTCCATGTCATTTGTGCGAAAGTGGACGATCCTGTTCGAGAGGCGTTGGGCATTGGTGGCAATAACGTTTTCTGGATGTGTGATCCGTGTGCTGAACTATTCTCGAGTGGTCATTTTCGAGCGCTGTTAACTGATTTTGATGGGAAATGTTCATCGTTTATGCCAAAAGCAATACAATCGATGAGAGACGATATCGATAAGTTACATACAGCTTTAACTGCCCTAACAGCGAAAGTTGATGCCAAACCGAATGCTAACACGCCGTACGCTACCCCGATCCCGTGGCCTAATGTTACTCGTTCGACTGGTCTGCAGAGTACGCCGAAACGACGACGAGGAAACAGTGGCAATCCTGTCAGTCCGCCTTCTACTATGACTGTCAACACCTACGGGACCAAAGCGGCTCATACAATTAGAACTGTTAATCTCCACCGGAAACAAGATGAGGACATGGCGTGGATATATTTGTCTGCATTTCACCCATCTACCACTGAGAAGGAAATCGCTAGTCTCGTCACTGAATGTCTTGCGTTGCATGCTGGAGATCAACCTAAGGTTGTGAAGCTGGTTCCTACGGGGAAAGATCCTGCAACACTCAACTTCGTGTCCTTCAAAATTGGAGTCAACCAACAATTTAAGGACAAAGCATTATGCTGcgaaacatggccggaaaatgTACGTTTTCGTCTGTTTGAGGATTATCGGACAAAAAACGCTGCGAGGATTGTCAAAATTTCGCCGAAGGAAATCTCATCAAGAATGCCGCCGGTGGACTCAGATCATGCTCATCGTATAGAGGTAGACGAATAG